A genome region from Candidatus Binatia bacterium includes the following:
- the vgrG gene encoding type VI secretion system tip protein VgrG: MAYTQDDRLIALDTPLGKDVLLLQSFTGVEGVSKLFSFQLALLSEQPAIEAQEILGKGAAITLTLGDGSARYFNGHVSRFVQAETTPRLTHYRLEMVPWLWFLTRTADCRIFQNQTIPQIVERIFKDLNFADYRLNLRGNYAPREYCVQYRETDFDFVSRLMEEAGIFYFFEHTVDKHVLVLADSPTAHEPCPGLPRARIEAGGGDDDDCITVWHTDHALISGKYTVGDFSFETPSTNLLATSAARATVGDNAALELYDFPGAYARKNEAETLARIRMEAEEATRQTVSGAGRCRAFSPGYRFELQGHFRAGRNVAYVLTEVRHDATAGSAYGTGEGEGERYANEFVCLPHSVPFRPPRLTPKPTVQGVQTAIVVGPKGEELHTDRLGRVRLQFHWDREGKYDEKSSCWVRVGQHWAGKRWGTVFLPRIGQEVIVAFVEGDPDRPLVVGRVYNAEQMPPYALPGEQTRSTIKSSSSKGGGGFNELRFEDKKGKEQVFFHAERQQDVRVKQDTREWVGRNRHLIVVGNQLEEVKGDKHLKVSGDRNEQVDGSVSLKVGMDHDRKVGMKFAEDAGMEIHLKGGMNVVIEAGMTVTLKAGAGFVTVGPAGVAISGTPIMINSGGAAGSGSGASPDPPKAPKEADKDKPGEKVKRPAARTASPQAIALRQAAREGRPFCEKCAEAARQAALARGATAAEAEEAAQAAGAAAEQEDKTWVEIELVDEAGQPVAGEEYRVELPDGSTRRGQLGGDGSVRIDGIDPGECTITFPGLKGRNPHRR, encoded by the coding sequence ATGGCGTACACCCAGGACGACCGGCTGATCGCGCTGGACACCCCCCTTGGCAAGGACGTCCTCCTGCTCCAGAGCTTCACCGGCGTCGAGGGTGTGTCGAAGCTCTTCTCCTTCCAGCTCGCATTACTGTCCGAGCAGCCTGCGATCGAGGCGCAAGAGATTCTCGGCAAGGGCGCAGCCATCACCCTGACCCTCGGCGACGGCTCGGCCCGCTACTTCAACGGTCACGTGAGCCGTTTCGTGCAGGCGGAGACGACGCCGCGACTGACGCACTACCGCCTCGAGATGGTGCCCTGGCTCTGGTTCCTCACGCGCACCGCCGACTGCCGCATCTTTCAGAACCAGACGATCCCGCAGATCGTCGAACGGATCTTCAAGGACCTGAACTTCGCCGACTATCGCCTGAACCTGCGGGGCAACTACGCGCCGCGCGAGTATTGCGTCCAGTACCGGGAGACCGACTTCGACTTCGTCTCCCGGCTCATGGAAGAGGCGGGCATCTTCTATTTCTTCGAGCACACCGTGGACAAGCACGTGCTCGTCCTTGCCGACAGCCCGACGGCGCACGAGCCCTGCCCGGGCCTGCCGCGGGCACGGATCGAAGCGGGCGGCGGCGACGACGACGACTGTATTACGGTGTGGCACACCGACCATGCGCTGATTTCCGGGAAGTACACGGTCGGCGATTTTTCGTTCGAGACACCGAGCACGAACCTGCTGGCGACTTCGGCGGCCCGGGCGACCGTCGGCGACAACGCCGCGCTGGAGCTTTACGACTTCCCCGGAGCGTACGCGAGGAAGAACGAAGCCGAGACCCTGGCCCGCATCCGCATGGAGGCTGAGGAAGCGACCCGCCAGACCGTTAGCGGGGCCGGCAGATGTCGCGCCTTCAGCCCGGGGTATCGCTTCGAGTTGCAAGGACACTTCCGGGCCGGCCGCAACGTCGCCTACGTTCTGACCGAGGTCAGACATGACGCAACCGCCGGCAGCGCCTACGGCACCGGCGAGGGAGAAGGCGAGCGCTACGCGAACGAGTTCGTCTGCCTGCCGCACAGCGTTCCTTTCCGGCCGCCGCGCTTGACCCCGAAACCGACCGTTCAAGGGGTGCAGACGGCGATCGTCGTCGGGCCGAAGGGCGAGGAACTGCATACCGACCGCCTGGGGCGTGTGCGGCTGCAGTTCCACTGGGATCGCGAGGGTAAGTACGACGAGAAGAGCTCCTGCTGGGTGAGAGTCGGCCAGCACTGGGCCGGCAAACGATGGGGTACCGTGTTCTTACCCCGCATCGGTCAGGAAGTGATCGTCGCCTTCGTCGAAGGCGACCCGGATCGCCCGCTCGTCGTCGGGCGCGTCTACAACGCCGAGCAAATGCCACCCTATGCGCTGCCCGGCGAGCAAACCAGGAGCACCATCAAGTCCTCGAGCTCGAAGGGCGGCGGCGGGTTCAACGAGCTCCGCTTCGAGGACAAGAAGGGCAAGGAGCAGGTGTTCTTCCACGCCGAGCGGCAGCAGGACGTGCGGGTCAAACAGGATACGCGCGAATGGGTGGGCCGGAACCGGCACCTGATCGTCGTCGGCAACCAGCTCGAGGAGGTGAAGGGCGACAAGCACCTGAAGGTGAGCGGCGATCGGAACGAACAGGTCGACGGCAGCGTGTCGCTCAAGGTCGGGATGGATCACGATCGCAAGGTCGGCATGAAGTTCGCCGAAGATGCCGGCATGGAGATCCATCTCAAGGGCGGCATGAACGTCGTGATCGAAGCGGGGATGACGGTGACGCTCAAGGCGGGCGCCGGCTTCGTCACGGTCGGTCCGGCCGGTGTGGCCATCTCCGGCACGCCGATCATGATCAACAGCGGCGGCGCGGCGGGCTCCGGCTCGGGGGCGTCGCCGGATCCGCCGAAGGCGCCGAAGGAGGCCGATAAGGACAAGCCCGGAGAAAAGGTGAAACGGCCGGCCGCCAGGACGGCCTCGCCGCAGGCGATCGCGCTGCGTCAGGCGGCGCGCGAGGGGCGGCCGTTCTGCGAAAAGTGCGCCGAGGCGGCGCGCCAGGCGGCGCTGGCCCGGGGCGCGACTGCGGCCGAGGCGGAAGAGGCGGCGCAGGCGGCAGGCGCCGCGGCCGAGCAGGAAGACAAGACATGGGTGGAAATCGAGCTGGTGGACGAGGCGGGTCAGCCCGTGGCAGGGGAAGAATACCGCGTCGAACTTCCGGACGGGTCGACACGCCGGGGGCAGCTGGGTGGGGACGGTAGCGTGCGGATCGATGGCATCGATCCGGGCGAATGCACCATAACCTTCCCGGGACTCAAGGGCAGAAACCCGCACCGGCGCTGA
- a CDS encoding PQQ-like beta-propeller repeat protein: MDSKLPDRSQRQPLRVQPGAPELHVAALPPVPAARMTHRWGSTRADGRVAAIDLGRRWRQRVAVEIGPDPFVGLLLASGDRLVADTGSRWSLVDVGAGRVIGSGLRRDGALALDAAGRTLYAPAEAGTVEAVDLATGAVRYVLKPRFGDAYRREYVDARGSGVVIGSVRLPSPHGAAPADLDAVLERLEIGEPPALGAQGIVKARRTALFEMLPPPLLAGSAERVVCVRPGAIDWFDGELTLTASFAGEFTPDTVCLPDDRHLLMSVELPGETAEVWSVDLTGNVRRLCNLKGLRLLQAPVVVSDARLYAIAERMVVAVDCGGGIAWEMPHEGIRHGLAAGGDALLIVAGTRVEVVQRDHKVETLFACEKPIRSNAVPLASGEIAVATDGYVHLFTTAPAAAP, encoded by the coding sequence ATGGACAGCAAGCTGCCCGACAGGTCGCAGCGGCAACCGTTGCGGGTGCAGCCCGGGGCGCCAGAGTTGCACGTCGCCGCGTTGCCGCCGGTGCCCGCGGCGCGGATGACCCATCGCTGGGGATCGACGCGAGCGGACGGACGAGTCGCCGCGATCGATCTGGGCCGCAGGTGGCGGCAGCGGGTGGCCGTCGAGATCGGGCCCGACCCGTTTGTCGGGCTGCTGCTCGCGAGCGGCGATCGGCTCGTGGCGGACACCGGCTCGCGCTGGAGCCTCGTCGACGTCGGAGCCGGGCGGGTCATCGGCAGCGGGCTGCGCCGCGACGGAGCGCTCGCTCTGGACGCGGCCGGGCGGACGCTTTACGCGCCGGCGGAAGCCGGAACGGTCGAGGCCGTCGACCTGGCGACGGGTGCGGTCAGGTACGTCCTGAAGCCGCGCTTCGGCGACGCCTATCGCAGGGAGTACGTCGACGCACGCGGGTCGGGCGTGGTGATCGGTAGTGTCCGCCTGCCCAGTCCGCACGGGGCGGCGCCGGCGGACCTGGATGCCGTACTGGAGCGGCTCGAGATCGGCGAACCGCCAGCCCTCGGTGCGCAGGGGATCGTCAAGGCGCGACGCACGGCGCTCTTCGAGATGTTGCCGCCGCCGCTGCTGGCAGGATCGGCGGAGCGGGTGGTGTGCGTGCGCCCCGGCGCGATCGACTGGTTCGACGGAGAGTTGACGCTGACGGCGTCGTTTGCCGGCGAGTTCACGCCCGACACGGTATGCCTGCCCGACGATCGGCACCTGCTGATGAGCGTCGAGTTGCCCGGAGAGACGGCGGAGGTCTGGAGTGTGGACCTGACGGGAAACGTGCGCCGGCTGTGCAATCTCAAAGGTCTGCGCCTGCTCCAGGCGCCGGTGGTGGTATCCGACGCACGTCTGTACGCGATCGCCGAACGGATGGTGGTGGCGGTCGATTGCGGCGGCGGGATTGCCTGGGAAATGCCGCACGAGGGAATCCGTCACGGACTGGCCGCCGGAGGGGACGCCTTGCTGATCGTTGCGGGAACGAGGGTCGAGGTCGTGCAGCGGGACCACAAGGTGGAGACCTTGTTCGCGTGCGAGAAGCCGATTCGCTCGAATGCCGTTCCGCTCGCATCGGGGGAGATCGCGGTGGCGACCGACGGCTACGTGCATCTGTTTACGACGGCACCGGCCGCCGCACCTTGA
- a CDS encoding type II toxin-antitoxin system VapC family toxin, with protein sequence MKAKFLLDTDWTINYLQGERETVARVQALLRHKALALSIVSLAELYEGVIYSDEPALRERVLRQFLRNVRLLPLDRAITRMFGRQGAAAGAVVNRCT encoded by the coding sequence GTGAAGGCCAAATTTCTGCTCGACACCGACTGGACTATCAATTACCTGCAGGGCGAACGCGAGACCGTCGCGCGGGTCCAGGCGTTGCTTCGGCACAAGGCGTTGGCGCTTTCCATCGTTTCGCTTGCGGAACTGTATGAAGGGGTCATCTATTCCGACGAGCCAGCGCTCAGAGAACGGGTGCTGCGCCAGTTCCTACGCAACGTCCGGCTCCTTCCCCTGGACCGGGCAATTACTCGAATGTTCGGCCGTCAAGGTGCGGCGGCCGGTGCCGTCGTAAACAGATGCACGTAG
- a CDS encoding tetratricopeptide repeat protein, whose translation MGNANTLSGHAAEIFTKVGIPPEQAPDAREVLRNVRVLPRVVQEFRPLCESLEWTLSESHWRATGVRGFLRNEVPYTVNNSGTLSARAAALLFANCQECPPRERFAVADLGAGTGLFARYLLDEFARLCEQRGKDFHTRLVCYVSDCSPATVDRWRAAGLFEGHSNVVPVVGDAREPARVLASDVPLRAVFVNYLLDSLPGSVVRKGAGGPEEQYVRTHLADGARVAQYTTLGIEQIRAMAGSGDPGDLERLVPLAPVLEFESEFRTVNGRRPYAEEAIAFGHALERIVVNDGAFMLLERTLELLDEAGFVLVNDYGAITMEQVPAQAGTQRFGATAAIGVNFPLLEHHFTARGTTVVTPERDDLLPVHPRLLMRRTAPETRAAFVEIFHGGTHRAIEECEEEARQHAGAGRADKAREAFDRALELRPRDWQLVGEVAEFTIRQVGDYESGLRLAHAALAMNPWYSVWLWNVLGDALFALERFAEAHEAYLEARRIEADDARTCLNLAYTFAQIGELDTALAAIAAGLVADRTGLFRQRLLEKQQHILTLSTQRSENEREWQARRLQRLVQL comes from the coding sequence ATGGGTAACGCGAACACGCTTTCCGGCCATGCGGCTGAGATCTTCACGAAAGTTGGTATTCCTCCCGAGCAGGCGCCGGACGCCCGCGAGGTGCTGCGCAACGTGCGCGTCTTGCCGCGCGTCGTGCAGGAGTTCCGGCCGCTGTGCGAGAGCCTCGAGTGGACGCTGTCCGAGAGCCACTGGCGTGCCACCGGCGTGCGTGGCTTTCTGCGCAACGAGGTTCCGTACACGGTCAACAACAGCGGGACTCTTTCGGCGCGGGCCGCAGCGCTGCTGTTCGCCAACTGTCAGGAGTGTCCGCCGCGGGAGCGCTTCGCCGTCGCCGATCTCGGCGCCGGCACCGGCCTGTTTGCGCGCTACCTGCTAGATGAGTTCGCTCGCCTGTGCGAGCAACGCGGCAAGGACTTTCATACACGACTGGTGTGCTACGTGTCCGACTGCTCCCCGGCCACCGTCGATCGGTGGCGGGCGGCGGGGTTGTTCGAGGGTCATTCGAACGTCGTGCCGGTGGTCGGCGACGCGCGGGAGCCGGCCCGGGTCCTGGCGTCGGATGTCCCGCTGCGCGCGGTGTTCGTCAACTACCTTCTCGATTCCCTGCCCGGCTCGGTGGTGCGCAAAGGGGCGGGCGGGCCGGAAGAGCAGTACGTGCGCACGCACCTCGCCGACGGCGCGCGCGTCGCCCAGTACACCACGCTCGGCATCGAGCAGATCCGCGCCATGGCAGGGTCGGGCGATCCCGGCGATCTGGAGCGACTGGTACCACTCGCGCCGGTGTTGGAGTTCGAATCCGAGTTCCGTACCGTCAACGGACGGCGGCCGTACGCGGAGGAGGCGATCGCTTTCGGTCACGCGCTCGAGCGCATTGTCGTCAACGATGGCGCCTTCATGCTCCTCGAACGCACCCTGGAACTGCTTGACGAGGCCGGCTTTGTCCTGGTCAACGACTACGGAGCGATCACGATGGAGCAGGTGCCGGCGCAGGCCGGCACGCAGCGGTTCGGGGCAACGGCGGCGATCGGCGTGAACTTCCCCTTGCTCGAGCACCACTTCACGGCACGGGGGACGACCGTGGTAACGCCGGAGCGAGACGACTTGTTGCCGGTCCACCCGCGGCTCCTGATGCGCCGCACGGCGCCCGAGACGCGAGCGGCGTTCGTCGAGATCTTTCACGGCGGGACGCACCGAGCCATCGAGGAGTGCGAGGAGGAGGCGCGGCAGCACGCAGGGGCGGGGCGCGCCGACAAGGCGCGGGAGGCCTTCGACCGTGCTCTGGAGTTGCGGCCGCGCGACTGGCAGCTCGTTGGCGAGGTGGCTGAGTTCACGATCCGGCAGGTGGGCGATTACGAGTCGGGCCTGCGCCTTGCACATGCCGCGCTGGCGATGAACCCGTGGTACAGCGTATGGCTGTGGAACGTGCTCGGCGATGCACTGTTCGCTCTGGAGCGGTTCGCCGAGGCGCACGAAGCCTATCTCGAAGCGCGGCGGATCGAGGCCGACGACGCGCGTACGTGCCTCAACCTCGCATACACGTTTGCGCAGATCGGCGAGTTGGATACTGCGCTGGCGGCGATCGCCGCTGGCCTGGTGGCCGACCGGACGGGCCTCTTCCGCCAGCGCCTGCTCGAAAAGCAACAGCACATCCTGACGCTGAGCACGCAGAGATCTGAGAACGAGCGCGAGTGGCAAGCGCGGCGGCTGCAGCGGCTCGTCCAGCTGTGA
- a CDS encoding type II toxin-antitoxin system prevent-host-death family antitoxin, with translation MEKATISELKNRLSAYLKKVRAGQTVLVFDRSQPVARIERVTAAEAGSDRLLRLERAGLIRRARQPISVERLRATAPAPTQSVVAAVIEERREGR, from the coding sequence ATGGAGAAGGCTACAATTTCTGAGTTGAAGAACCGCCTGAGCGCGTACCTTAAGAAGGTGCGCGCCGGGCAGACCGTGCTCGTGTTCGATCGCAGTCAGCCGGTGGCGCGAATCGAACGCGTGACTGCCGCCGAAGCGGGCTCCGACCGCCTCTTACGACTGGAACGCGCCGGGTTGATCAGACGGGCCCGCCAGCCGATTAGTGTCGAGAGGTTGCGGGCGACGGCTCCTGCGCCCACGCAGAGTGTGGTCGCGGCCGTGATCGAGGAGCGCCGGGAAGGGCGATGA
- a CDS encoding type II toxin-antitoxin system VapC family toxin: MRFWDASALVPLVVAEPLRDELLELFEQDPEIVAWWGSTVECTSAVARREREGALSANDATRALDRLRDLAVGWQEVLPSEPVRSTACRLLRVHPLRAADGLQLAAAIIAAEREPGTLDFVGLDDRLNDAASREGFRVVCPLAR; the protein is encoded by the coding sequence ATGAGGTTCTGGGACGCATCGGCGCTCGTGCCCCTGGTGGTTGCGGAACCGCTTCGCGACGAGTTGTTGGAGCTTTTCGAACAGGATCCTGAGATCGTCGCGTGGTGGGGTTCTACGGTTGAATGCACCTCGGCGGTGGCGCGCCGTGAACGGGAGGGCGCGCTCTCCGCAAACGACGCTACGCGTGCCCTCGATCGCCTGCGAGATCTCGCGGTTGGCTGGCAAGAAGTGCTGCCCTCGGAGCCCGTACGCAGCACTGCCTGTCGACTGCTTCGCGTTCATCCGCTGCGCGCTGCCGACGGTCTGCAACTAGCCGCCGCCATAATCGCCGCTGAGCGCGAACCTGGGACACTCGACTTCGTTGGCCTCGACGACCGTCTCAACGACGCAGCCAGTCGCGAGGGTTTCCGCGTCGTGTGTCCCCTGGCCCGGTGA